In a single window of the Desulfovibrio mangrovi genome:
- a CDS encoding cation:proton antiporter, producing MILDQAYSLLLVSGAALFLPGVSRILRIPAPVAEILFGVLLGKSLLHLQFSGEWLPFLAELGFLMLMFQSGMEIDFSVLSRQSARDIVLQFLVFCGTVLGAFIVTLLLGLHPFMALVLSTTSLGLVMPTLREMGVLKTTFGQRVLIASTLADFLTLLAITLFMLWDEYGLSIRLVAPVPLFIGFTLLLRLGRLWAWWNPDKARRLLDSEGSLEIGVRLSLALLFLFVAFSELVHLEPVLGAFMGGCVLSYVFRAKEELESKLSALGFGFLVPVFFINVGMQFDLSNVMRPDMLALTAILLVCAFLVKVLPALLFRARGMPLRDAVRAGLLLSSRLSLIVAAAELGVSRGFVTQAQQDAIILLAMLTCLLGPTLFKMLSRRRAVSVNATDGVV from the coding sequence ATGATTCTGGATCAGGCATATTCCCTGCTGCTTGTCTCCGGTGCGGCGCTTTTTCTGCCCGGGGTGAGCCGTATCCTGCGTATTCCTGCGCCTGTTGCAGAAATCCTGTTCGGTGTCCTGCTGGGTAAGAGCCTGCTGCACTTGCAGTTCTCGGGCGAGTGGTTGCCATTTCTTGCGGAATTGGGATTTCTGATGCTCATGTTCCAGTCGGGCATGGAGATCGACTTCAGCGTGCTTTCCCGCCAGTCCGCAAGGGATATCGTTTTGCAGTTCCTTGTGTTCTGCGGAACTGTGCTGGGAGCCTTTATTGTCACATTGCTGCTCGGGTTGCACCCGTTCATGGCGCTTGTGCTTTCCACCACATCGCTGGGGCTCGTCATGCCCACGCTACGGGAAATGGGTGTGCTTAAAACCACATTTGGTCAGCGGGTGCTCATTGCATCGACCTTGGCTGATTTTCTCACGTTGCTGGCCATAACCCTGTTTATGCTGTGGGATGAATACGGGCTTTCAATCCGTCTTGTTGCACCTGTCCCGCTGTTCATTGGCTTCACCTTGCTGTTGCGCCTCGGTCGCCTATGGGCATGGTGGAATCCTGACAAGGCCCGCAGGCTGCTGGACTCCGAAGGAAGCCTTGAAATAGGCGTGCGGCTTTCGCTCGCGCTGCTGTTCCTGTTTGTGGCCTTTTCGGAGTTGGTACACCTTGAGCCGGTGCTCGGTGCTTTTATGGGGGGGTGCGTCCTGTCATATGTGTTCCGGGCCAAGGAAGAGCTGGAAAGCAAGCTTTCCGCTCTCGGTTTTGGCTTTCTGGTGCCTGTGTTCTTTATCAATGTGGGCATGCAGTTCGACCTTTCCAATGTCATGAGGCCGGATATGCTCGCCCTGACTGCAATATTGCTGGTATGCGCCTTTCTGGTCAAAGTACTGCCTGCGTTGTTATTCAGGGCGCGCGGCATGCCTTTGCGAGATGCCGTGCGTGCAGGTTTACTCCTTTCTTCGCGGTTGAGCCTTATCGTGGCTGCTGCAGAACTTGGCGTCAGCCGCGGTTTCGTGACGCAGGCGCAGCAGGATGCAATCATCCTTTTGGCCATGTTGACCTGCCTGCTCGGACCTACACTGTTCAAGATGCTCAGTCGCAGGCGGGCGGTTTCCGTGAATGCCACGGATGGCGTAGTGTAG
- a CDS encoding nitroreductase family protein translates to MMDFGKLVLQNRSYRRFNEKDRVPVQLLEELVDFARHSPASANRQPLKYVLVTGQDMCDDIFPALGWAGYLPEWKGPEAGERPAAYIVVLGDDAISTDTQIDLGIACQTIMLGAASKGLGGCMMGSINREKIHASLALPEALRVLLVLALGRPAEKVVLEPLGEDGNIKYWRDAEGGHHVPKRSLDDLIVARHA, encoded by the coding sequence ATGATGGATTTTGGAAAGCTGGTACTGCAGAATCGCAGTTACCGCAGGTTCAATGAAAAGGACAGGGTGCCTGTACAACTGCTGGAAGAACTGGTGGACTTTGCGCGTCACTCTCCGGCCAGTGCCAATCGGCAGCCTCTGAAGTATGTTCTTGTGACTGGGCAAGACATGTGCGATGACATCTTCCCCGCGCTGGGGTGGGCCGGATATCTGCCGGAATGGAAAGGCCCTGAGGCGGGAGAACGCCCTGCGGCCTATATCGTCGTTCTCGGCGATGACGCCATCAGCACGGACACGCAGATTGACCTTGGCATAGCCTGCCAGACCATCATGCTGGGAGCTGCATCCAAAGGACTCGGCGGATGCATGATGGGCTCCATAAACAGGGAAAAAATTCACGCCTCGCTGGCGTTGCCGGAGGCTCTGCGAGTGCTTCTGGTACTGGCGTTGGGGCGACCGGCTGAAAAAGTGGTCCTCGAACCTCTTGGCGAGGATGGAAATATCAAGTATTGGCGAGACGCCGAGGGCGGACATCATGTGCCCAAGCGCAGTCTTGATGATCTTATTGTCGCCCGACATGCATAA
- the rsfS gene encoding ribosome silencing factor: MTLPTNKKFAVVPVAEKVENIVKWLEEKHAADVLALSLERVNSFTDAVVIASAKSVRQAQAIAEHVYAMAKQSNYEYLRIEGKDSGQWILVDLNDVVVNVFQDDVRKLFNLESLWADATVLHQDEPK, encoded by the coding sequence ATGACGTTACCTACCAACAAAAAGTTCGCCGTTGTTCCCGTTGCGGAAAAGGTTGAAAATATTGTGAAGTGGCTTGAAGAAAAGCATGCCGCTGATGTTCTTGCGCTCAGCCTTGAACGTGTGAATTCCTTTACCGATGCGGTTGTCATCGCATCTGCCAAGTCTGTGCGTCAGGCACAGGCCATTGCCGAGCATGTGTATGCCATGGCCAAGCAGTCCAACTATGAATACCTGCGTATTGAAGGCAAGGACTCCGGTCAGTGGATTCTGGTTGACCTGAACGATGTTGTCGTCAACGTGTTCCAGGATGACGTGCGCAAGCTCTTCAATCTCGAAAGCCTCTGGGCTGACGCAACTGTCCTGCATCAGGACGAACCGAAATAA
- the gpmI gene encoding 2,3-bisphosphoglycerate-independent phosphoglycerate mutase, producing MSNFTPTLLLILDGWGIAPEGPANAVSCACTPSLDALPATYSSTSLACSGRSVGLPDGFMGNSEVGHMNIGAGRIIYQDMTRIDIAIEKGELAVNPALLKLVADTKAKGGRLHLMGLVSDGGVHSHLQHVYALLELARAQGVEVFIHAFMDGRDTPPSSGKGYMEQLVDACNRIGVGTVASVSGRFYAMDRDKRWDRVKVAWDCLVLGQGEKAADPVAAMQAAYDAGKTDEFVMPCNIVSADGSPVACIDDNDGVFFFNFRADRARELSQALFDESFAEFERVRMPRLAGFATMTAYESSFPMDVAFVKEKGTDTLGEVVASLGLKQLRIAETEKYAHVTYFFNSGREEPLPGEDRILVNSPREVATYDLKPEMSVYEVTDKLIAEWNSGKYSLVVCNLANLDMVGHTGILPAALAACQAVDSCVGRIIEAVIASGGRALVTADHGNAEEMQDASGNPHTAHTMNKVPFVLVEKDSSVSLKEGILGDIAPTILDLWEIEKPAVMSGTSLLVKPVA from the coding sequence ATGAGCAACTTCACTCCGACCCTGCTGCTGATTCTGGACGGTTGGGGTATTGCACCGGAAGGACCGGCCAATGCCGTCTCTTGTGCCTGCACCCCTTCGCTTGACGCTCTGCCTGCGACCTATTCCTCTACCAGCCTTGCCTGCTCCGGCCGTTCTGTCGGGTTGCCTGACGGCTTCATGGGTAACTCTGAAGTCGGGCATATGAACATCGGTGCCGGTCGTATCATCTATCAGGATATGACCCGTATCGATATTGCCATCGAGAAGGGCGAGCTTGCCGTCAATCCGGCCTTGCTGAAGCTTGTGGCGGACACCAAGGCCAAGGGCGGCAGGTTGCATCTCATGGGCCTTGTTTCCGACGGCGGAGTACACAGCCATTTACAGCATGTGTATGCCTTGCTGGAACTTGCCAGGGCGCAGGGTGTGGAGGTGTTCATTCACGCATTCATGGACGGGCGTGACACGCCTCCCTCAAGCGGCAAAGGATATATGGAGCAGCTTGTTGATGCCTGCAATCGCATAGGTGTCGGCACTGTTGCTTCCGTTTCCGGTCGCTTCTATGCCATGGACCGTGACAAGCGCTGGGACCGCGTGAAGGTTGCCTGGGACTGTCTGGTGCTGGGGCAGGGGGAGAAGGCTGCTGATCCCGTAGCTGCCATGCAGGCCGCTTACGATGCAGGCAAGACCGATGAATTCGTCATGCCGTGCAACATCGTTTCTGCTGACGGTTCTCCCGTTGCCTGCATTGATGATAACGACGGCGTGTTTTTCTTCAACTTCCGCGCCGACCGCGCCCGTGAACTTTCTCAGGCCCTGTTCGACGAATCATTCGCGGAGTTCGAGCGTGTTCGTATGCCCAGGCTGGCTGGCTTTGCCACCATGACTGCTTATGAATCCTCCTTCCCCATGGATGTGGCCTTCGTGAAAGAGAAGGGCACCGATACGCTGGGCGAGGTTGTTGCCTCTCTGGGCTTGAAGCAACTGCGTATTGCCGAGACCGAGAAGTATGCCCACGTGACATACTTTTTCAACAGCGGCCGGGAAGAGCCTCTGCCGGGAGAAGACCGTATTCTGGTCAATTCCCCCCGCGAAGTGGCTACCTACGATCTGAAGCCGGAAATGAGCGTGTACGAAGTGACGGACAAGCTCATCGCGGAATGGAATTCCGGTAAATATTCCCTTGTGGTGTGTAACCTTGCCAACCTGGACATGGTTGGCCACACCGGCATCCTGCCTGCCGCTCTTGCTGCGTGTCAGGCTGTCGATTCGTGTGTGGGGCGCATCATTGAGGCTGTTATTGCATCCGGAGGCCGTGCACTCGTGACTGCAGACCATGGTAATGCCGAGGAAATGCAGGATGCCTCCGGCAATCCGCACACGGCGCATACCATGAACAAGGTCCCCTTTGTGCTGGTGGAGAAGGACTCATCGGTATCTCTGAAAGAAGGCATTCTCGGAGATATTGCTCCCACCATTCTGGATTTGTGGGAGATTGAAAAACCTGCCGTCATGTCCGGCACAAGCCTGCTGGTAAAGCCGGTGGCGTAG
- a CDS encoding sodium-dependent transporter produces the protein MKSREQWGSRLGFILAAVGSAIGLGNIWRFPYMAYENGGGAFLIPYIFALLTAGIPFMILEFGLGQKFRGSAPKVFAMLNPKWEWIGWAQVMVAFVISIYYVAVVGWTLNYTSFAFDQSWGADPKAFFFGDYLGLTDSPLNLGGIRWNILAACAFAWLITWAACTSGIRKGIERACKVLIPLLFVLVLVLISRVVTLDGAMTGLEYLFKPDFSKIADFSVWTDAYGQIFYSLSVGFSIMLAYSSYLPKESDTANNAAMTVFINCGFSLLAGVMIFSVLGNMAHETGQSVTDVAGAGVGLAFVIIPKAINTMPMPTFFGVLFFLCLVMAGISSLISIVEAVCSSFIDKFGWSRKATVTVYCVGGFALTSIFATGGGLLILDIVDHFINNLCLLPVALLEIVLISWFVGLEDFRKHVNLTSDFTVGNVWKTCLKVVTIVVLGYATFQNLQGDIATPYGGYAFDELIVLGWALIPFVLMMGVYLRNKQAAPSFLTSQH, from the coding sequence ATGAAATCACGTGAACAATGGGGCTCCCGGCTCGGATTCATTCTGGCAGCCGTAGGTTCCGCAATCGGTCTCGGCAATATCTGGCGCTTCCCGTACATGGCGTATGAAAACGGTGGCGGGGCGTTCCTTATTCCTTACATTTTCGCGCTGCTGACAGCCGGGATTCCTTTCATGATTCTGGAATTCGGGCTCGGTCAGAAGTTCCGTGGCTCCGCACCCAAGGTGTTTGCCATGCTCAATCCCAAATGGGAGTGGATTGGCTGGGCGCAGGTCATGGTGGCTTTTGTCATCTCCATCTACTATGTTGCCGTTGTTGGTTGGACCCTCAACTACACCTCCTTCGCTTTTGATCAGAGCTGGGGGGCAGATCCCAAAGCCTTCTTCTTTGGCGATTATCTTGGTCTGACCGACTCGCCGCTTAACCTCGGCGGTATTCGCTGGAATATCCTTGCTGCCTGCGCCTTTGCATGGCTGATCACCTGGGCGGCCTGTACTTCCGGTATCCGCAAGGGTATTGAACGCGCATGCAAGGTGCTTATTCCCTTGCTTTTCGTTCTGGTGCTGGTGCTGATTTCCCGTGTAGTGACGCTGGACGGTGCCATGACCGGTCTTGAATACCTGTTCAAGCCCGACTTCTCCAAGATTGCCGACTTCAGCGTATGGACCGATGCATACGGCCAGATTTTCTATTCTCTGTCCGTAGGCTTCTCCATCATGCTCGCATACTCCAGCTACCTGCCCAAGGAGTCCGACACTGCAAACAATGCAGCCATGACCGTGTTCATCAACTGCGGTTTCTCCCTGCTTGCCGGTGTCATGATCTTCAGCGTGCTGGGCAACATGGCGCATGAAACTGGCCAGTCCGTTACGGACGTAGCCGGTGCCGGCGTCGGTCTGGCCTTCGTGATCATTCCCAAGGCAATCAACACGATGCCCATGCCCACCTTCTTCGGCGTGCTGTTCTTCCTCTGTCTCGTCATGGCAGGCATCAGTTCCCTGATTTCCATTGTTGAAGCTGTCTGCTCTTCTTTCATCGACAAGTTCGGCTGGTCCCGCAAGGCCACCGTTACCGTATACTGTGTCGGCGGCTTTGCCCTGACCTCCATCTTCGCAACCGGCGGCGGCCTGCTGATTCTGGATATTGTTGACCACTTCATCAACAACCTCTGCCTGCTGCCTGTGGCATTGCTCGAAATCGTGCTCATCAGCTGGTTTGTGGGCCTTGAAGACTTCCGTAAGCACGTGAACCTCACTTCTGATTTTACTGTGGGTAACGTGTGGAAGACCTGTCTCAAGGTTGTGACCATTGTTGTTCTTGGTTACGCAACGTTCCAGAACCTGCAGGGCGACATTGCGACTCCCTATGGCGGATACGCTTTTGACGAACTGATCGTTCTCGGCTGGGCGCTGATTCCCTTTGTTCTCATGATGGGGGTATACCTGCGCAACAAGCAGGCTGCTCCCTCCTTCCTGACCAGCCAGCACTAG
- a CDS encoding MetS family NSS transporter small subunit codes for MTTSSIIMMCVGFGVTWGGACWCMRLAIQKHLSSKD; via the coding sequence ATGACAACTTCCTCTATCATCATGATGTGCGTCGGTTTTGGTGTGACTTGGGGGGGAGCATGCTGGTGCATGCGCCTTGCCATACAGAAGCACCTTTCCAGCAAGGATTAG
- a CDS encoding type 1 glutamine amidotransferase domain-containing protein: MSKTVLMVLTSHDTLGESGHPTGWWLEEMAAPYLLFRDAGLDVTVATPQGGKAPLDPRSTLDEAQNEWTRRFMQDKEAQDAVNDTIPVDMVRAEDYDVLFFPGGHGPMFDLAEDESVADMITDFILEKKPVAAVCHGPAALLSAMDGNGNPVLAKKRVTGFSNAEETAIALHEVVPFLLEDALKEKGARYECGPEWQAHVVEDGLLLTGQNPASSLPLAEAVLKRLGVNYVRK, encoded by the coding sequence ATGTCCAAAACTGTTCTGATGGTGCTTACTTCTCACGATACGCTTGGTGAAAGCGGTCATCCCACCGGATGGTGGCTTGAAGAAATGGCTGCCCCGTATCTGCTGTTTCGTGACGCGGGTCTTGACGTGACCGTTGCGACCCCGCAGGGAGGCAAGGCTCCGCTTGATCCCCGAAGCACCTTGGATGAAGCCCAGAACGAATGGACCCGTCGTTTCATGCAGGATAAGGAAGCGCAGGATGCCGTAAATGACACCATTCCCGTGGATATGGTGCGTGCCGAGGACTATGACGTGCTGTTCTTTCCCGGCGGTCACGGTCCGATGTTCGACCTGGCGGAAGATGAATCCGTGGCGGATATGATTACGGACTTCATTCTTGAAAAGAAGCCGGTGGCGGCTGTATGCCATGGCCCGGCCGCGCTTCTGTCCGCCATGGATGGTAACGGAAATCCCGTTCTTGCAAAGAAGCGGGTGACCGGTTTTTCCAACGCGGAAGAAACCGCCATTGCGCTGCACGAAGTGGTTCCCTTCCTTCTGGAAGATGCCCTGAAAGAGAAGGGTGCACGCTACGAATGTGGTCCTGAATGGCAGGCACATGTTGTGGAGGACGGCCTTCTGCTCACCGGACAGAACCCGGCTTCCTCTCTGCCTCTTGCAGAAGCCGTGCTCAAACGGCTGGGAGTGAACTACGTACGTAAGTAG
- a CDS encoding calcium/sodium antiporter yields MLYAIASILIGLVLLVWSADRFVDGAAATARHFGMPPLLIGMVIVGFGTSVPEMLVSAQSALQGNPGLALGNAYGSNIANIALILGAASLISPIAVHSQVLRRELPILLGISLVALVQLWDGHLSRLDAAVLLLLFASIMGWSIMQGMRERTDSFGTEMDEEMRSNVMPIGKAVMWLVIGLGVLMLSSRMLVWGAVTVAQSLGVSDLIIGLTVVALGTSLPELASSVAAAFKKEHDIALGNVLGSNMFNTLAVVGIAGSIQPLDVDNAVLFRDMPVMIGLTLSLLFMGLRFRKESRINRFEAVLLLLVYVGYNGWLVMTALS; encoded by the coding sequence ATGCTTTACGCTATTGCCAGCATCCTCATAGGGCTTGTTCTGCTCGTCTGGAGCGCTGACCGTTTTGTGGATGGCGCTGCAGCTACTGCCCGCCACTTCGGCATGCCCCCCTTGCTTATCGGTATGGTCATTGTCGGCTTCGGCACTTCCGTGCCCGAAATGCTCGTTTCTGCCCAATCCGCCCTGCAGGGCAATCCCGGACTGGCGCTTGGAAATGCCTATGGGTCAAACATTGCCAACATCGCGCTTATTCTGGGAGCAGCTTCGCTCATAAGCCCCATTGCAGTCCATTCGCAGGTGTTGCGCCGTGAATTGCCGATTTTGCTCGGCATTTCCCTTGTGGCTCTTGTGCAGTTGTGGGATGGCCATCTTTCCCGTCTGGATGCAGCGGTACTCCTGCTGCTTTTCGCCTCCATCATGGGCTGGTCCATCATGCAGGGAATGCGGGAGCGGACCGATTCTTTCGGGACGGAGATGGACGAGGAGATGCGCTCCAATGTCATGCCCATCGGCAAGGCTGTCATGTGGCTTGTCATTGGCCTTGGCGTGCTCATGCTCAGTTCCCGCATGCTGGTGTGGGGCGCAGTTACCGTTGCCCAGTCGCTGGGGGTGAGCGACCTGATCATTGGTCTTACCGTTGTCGCTCTCGGAACCTCATTGCCGGAACTGGCGTCTTCTGTGGCGGCCGCGTTCAAGAAGGAACATGATATTGCTCTTGGCAACGTGCTTGGCTCAAACATGTTCAATACCCTTGCCGTAGTGGGCATTGCAGGTTCCATTCAGCCGCTGGATGTGGACAATGCCGTTCTTTTCCGGGATATGCCCGTAATGATTGGCCTGACTCTGTCTCTGCTGTTCATGGGCCTTCGGTTCCGCAAGGAGTCCCGCATCAATCGTTTTGAAGCGGTGTTGTTGCTTCTGGTGTATGTCGGCTACAACGGTTGGCTGGTGATGACCGCATTGTCATAA
- the mtgA gene encoding monofunctional biosynthetic peptidoglycan transglycosylase → MRQLLEFLKLPTRSLSAEDSSDGEQRQHILKRLPVKRVLRFGLRILLILAVLGVLDVARFLIWPDVGALKKQNPQTTAFMEYRKEQWAEQGRKKTLKHQWVKLRDISPNLVKAVTIAEDDRFWMHEGFDFEGIEEALLRNLEEGRFAAGGSTISQQLAKNLYFTPTKSLVRKLREAVVTWRVENELSKSRILELYLNCIEWGDGVFGVGAASRHYFGKSPSALTPNEAAALAAILPNPLKWSPTSQSRVVKLRKRIILRRLERRLQQDAPVTQ, encoded by the coding sequence ATGCGGCAATTGCTGGAATTTCTGAAACTACCCACGCGCTCCCTGTCGGCGGAGGATTCCTCCGATGGGGAGCAGCGTCAGCATATTCTGAAAAGACTGCCGGTAAAGCGCGTGCTGCGTTTTGGGCTGCGCATTCTGCTTATTCTGGCTGTCCTCGGCGTATTGGATGTCGCCCGCTTTCTGATCTGGCCCGATGTGGGGGCATTGAAAAAGCAGAACCCTCAGACCACCGCCTTCATGGAATACCGCAAGGAACAGTGGGCAGAGCAGGGGCGCAAGAAGACCTTGAAGCACCAGTGGGTGAAGCTGCGCGATATATCCCCGAATCTGGTCAAAGCGGTGACCATAGCCGAGGATGACCGCTTCTGGATGCATGAAGGGTTTGACTTTGAAGGCATCGAAGAGGCGTTGCTGCGCAATCTGGAAGAGGGGCGCTTTGCGGCGGGTGGCAGTACCATCTCGCAGCAGTTGGCCAAAAATCTCTATTTCACGCCCACAAAAAGTCTTGTCCGCAAACTGCGTGAAGCCGTGGTGACATGGCGGGTGGAAAACGAACTCAGCAAGTCGCGCATTCTTGAGCTGTATCTCAATTGCATTGAGTGGGGCGATGGCGTGTTTGGCGTCGGCGCAGCTTCCCGTCACTATTTCGGCAAATCTCCCTCTGCCTTGACCCCGAATGAGGCTGCCGCTCTGGCTGCCATACTTCCCAATCCTCTTAAATGGTCTCCCACATCACAATCCCGGGTGGTGAAGCTGCGCAAGCGGATCATCCTGAGACGCCTTGAAAGACGGCTGCAGCAGGATGCGCCTGTGACTCAATAG
- a CDS encoding phosphoribosylformylglycinamidine synthase subunit PurQ, whose protein sequence is MAQAKTLVITGYGTNCEVESAHAARLSGADVADIAYFSDLVAGRTRLTDYNFLIFPGGFLDGDDLGSALAAAQRWRHAATEQKEPLLNQLKTFFANGGIILGICNGFQLLVKLGLLPAIGGEYFDRQVSLSHNDSARFEDRWVHLKANPNSPCVFTKGIDLLYLPVRHGEGKIIFRDDAVREALIKNNLIALQYADPATGEATEAYPLNPNGSPMGIAGLTDPTGRILGLMPHPEAYNHPTNHPGWTAGETSELGIILLKKGIEYLKSL, encoded by the coding sequence ATGGCCCAGGCTAAGACTCTGGTTATCACCGGATACGGCACCAATTGTGAAGTGGAATCCGCCCATGCAGCCCGCCTTTCCGGCGCGGATGTTGCGGATATCGCCTACTTTTCCGATCTCGTTGCCGGCCGTACCCGGCTTACCGACTACAACTTCCTGATCTTCCCCGGCGGCTTTCTGGACGGGGATGACCTCGGATCCGCACTGGCCGCTGCACAGCGCTGGCGCCACGCCGCCACAGAGCAGAAGGAACCCCTGCTCAACCAGTTGAAGACCTTTTTTGCCAATGGAGGCATCATCCTCGGCATCTGCAACGGTTTCCAGCTTCTGGTGAAGCTGGGACTGCTGCCCGCTATAGGAGGAGAATATTTTGACCGCCAGGTTTCGCTTTCCCACAACGATTCGGCTCGCTTCGAAGACCGCTGGGTGCACCTGAAGGCCAATCCGAACAGCCCCTGCGTATTCACCAAGGGCATTGATCTGCTTTACCTCCCCGTACGTCACGGCGAAGGCAAGATCATCTTCCGTGACGATGCGGTGCGTGAGGCCCTGATCAAGAACAACCTCATTGCCCTGCAGTATGCCGACCCCGCCACGGGCGAAGCAACCGAAGCCTATCCGCTGAACCCCAACGGTTCCCCCATGGGAATCGCCGGTCTCACCGATCCCACCGGACGCATTCTCGGTCTGATGCCTCACCCCGAGGCCTACAACCACCCGACGAACCACCCCGGCTGGACGGCAGGCGAAACCAGCGAGCTTGGCATCATCCTGCTCAAGAAAGGCATTGAATACCTGAAGAGCCTGTAA
- a CDS encoding CTP synthase, with the protein MKTKFIFVTGGVLSSLGKGLAAASLGVLLKARGLNVTIQKLDPYINVDPGTMNPFQHGEVYVTDDGAETDLDLGHYERFLNVPMSQKNNCTSGSIYYRVITKERRGDYLGGTVQVIPHITDEIKKSILDLASDDLDVAIVEIGGTVGDIEGQPFLEAIRQLRSDLGREHCMYVHLTLVPYLRAAGEHKTKPTQHSVKELRSIGIQPDIIICRCEEPINSDLKRKIALFCNVDHDAVFSAQDVKNIYEVPLFFYEEGLDQKVAIMLRLPAKNADLTAWQKLIHTFNNPVGTVRIGIVGKYVDLKEAYKSLHEALVHGGLANKVKVELEYVNSEEITAHNVKKMLKDLDGILVPGGFGLRGVEGKILAIRHARENKIPFFGICLGMQLAVIEYARNVLGLEGATSEEFDEMAKDKVIYLMTEWYDFRRQSTEKRDELSDKGGTMRLGTYPCTLRPDTNAIRAYSVENIEERHRHRFEFNKAYFQRLEEAGLVFSGLSPDGELVEIVEIKEHPWFLGCQFHPEFKSTPMNPHPLFREFIKAAKKNKA; encoded by the coding sequence ATGAAGACCAAGTTTATTTTTGTTACCGGTGGGGTATTGTCCTCTCTGGGCAAGGGTTTGGCAGCCGCTTCTCTCGGCGTGCTGCTCAAGGCCCGCGGTCTCAATGTGACCATTCAGAAGCTGGACCCCTACATCAACGTAGACCCCGGTACCATGAACCCCTTCCAGCACGGCGAAGTGTACGTGACCGATGACGGCGCTGAAACCGACCTGGACCTCGGTCACTATGAGCGTTTCCTCAACGTTCCCATGAGCCAGAAGAACAATTGCACTTCCGGCTCCATTTACTACCGGGTTATTACCAAGGAACGTCGCGGCGATTATCTTGGCGGCACCGTGCAGGTCATTCCGCACATCACCGACGAGATCAAGAAGAGCATTCTCGATCTGGCCAGCGATGATCTTGATGTAGCCATCGTGGAAATCGGCGGTACCGTGGGCGACATTGAAGGCCAGCCCTTCCTTGAAGCCATCCGTCAGCTCCGCAGCGATCTGGGACGTGAGCACTGCATGTATGTCCACCTTACGCTGGTTCCCTACCTGCGTGCGGCCGGAGAGCACAAGACCAAGCCCACCCAGCACAGCGTTAAGGAACTGCGTTCCATCGGCATTCAGCCTGACATCATCATCTGCCGCTGCGAAGAGCCCATCAACAGCGACCTTAAGCGCAAGATTGCTCTGTTCTGCAACGTGGATCACGATGCCGTGTTCTCCGCTCAGGACGTGAAGAATATCTACGAAGTGCCGTTGTTCTTCTATGAAGAAGGGCTGGACCAGAAGGTTGCCATCATGCTGCGTCTTCCTGCCAAGAACGCGGATCTTACCGCGTGGCAGAAGCTCATCCATACCTTCAACAATCCCGTTGGTACCGTTCGTATCGGTATCGTGGGCAAGTATGTGGACCTCAAGGAAGCATACAAGAGCCTTCACGAAGCGCTTGTGCACGGTGGTTTGGCTAACAAGGTTAAAGTTGAGCTTGAATATGTGAACTCGGAAGAAATCACGGCCCACAATGTCAAGAAGATGCTGAAGGACCTTGATGGCATTCTGGTTCCCGGCGGTTTCGGTCTTCGCGGGGTGGAAGGCAAGATTCTTGCCATCCGCCATGCTCGCGAAAACAAGATCCCCTTCTTCGGCATTTGTCTCGGCATGCAGCTTGCGGTAATCGAATATGCCCGCAACGTGCTTGGCCTTGAAGGCGCTACCTCCGAAGAGTTCGATGAGATGGCCAAGGACAAGGTCATCTACCTAATGACCGAATGGTACGACTTCCGCCGTCAGTCCACCGAAAAGCGCGACGAGCTCAGCGACAAGGGCGGGACCATGCGTCTGGGTACCTATCCCTGTACGCTCCGTCCTGATACCAACGCCATTCGTGCCTACTCCGTGGAGAACATCGAAGAGCGTCACCGTCACCGCTTTGAATTCAACAAGGCCTATTTCCAGCGCCTTGAAGAAGCCGGACTCGTGTTCTCCGGTCTTTCTCCCGACGGTGAACTGGTTGAAATCGTGGAAATCAAGGAGCATCCGTGGTTCCTCGGTTGCCAGTTCCATCCCGAGTTCAAGTCTACTCCGATGAATCCGCATCCGCTGTTCCGCGAGTTCATCAAGGCCGCAAAGAAGAACAAGGCGTAA